Genomic DNA from Thermus amyloliquefaciens:
AGGGCTCCCCTTGCAAGAGCTGGTACACCCCACGCTCCGGCCTAAGCCCCAGGCCGCTGGTGGCGTTCATCTGGGGGTCCAGGTCCACCAAAAGCACCCTCTTCCCCATGCGGGCCAGGTAGGCGGCCAGGTTGATGGCGGTGGTGGTCTTACCCACCCCCCCTTTCTGGTTCACCAGGGCGATCCGCCGCAACACCTTGGACCCTAGCATAAAGGATTTTTCCCGGGCACCCCTGGGCGCCGGGGATACCGGCTTGGGGTGGGAGCCTCCTTGGCCATCACCACCAGGTTCCGCTCCTCCTGGGCCACGGGAAGCACCAAGGTGTGGACGGTGACCGAGCCTCCTCCAAGGAGGGCCAGGGCCCTGGGCAAAGGCTCCAACTCCTCCACCACCCTCGGCCCCTTCTGGGCCACCATGTACCCCCCCAGGGCCACGAAGGGAAGGCCCAGTTCCGCCAAGACGCAAAGGGGGGCCACCGCCCGGGCCACCACCCGTCCGTAGGCCTCGCGGTGCTGGGGCAGGTGGGCCAACTCCTCCGCCCGGCCCCAAAGGGGGTGGGCCCCCTTCAACCCCAGGGCCTCCACCGCCTGGGCCACAAAGGCCACCTTCTTTTTGGTGGCGTCCAGGAGGGTGACCTCCAGCTCCGGGCGCACGATCTTCAGGGGAAGGCCGGGAAACCCCGCCCCCGTGCCCAGGTCCAGGACCCGCAAGGGACCCTCCCACAGGGGCAGGGCCAAGAGGGTTAAGGAGTCCAGGAAGTGCTTGACCACCACCTCCTCCTCGGTGCGCAAGGCGGTGAGGTTGGTGCGCCGGTTGGCCTCCACCAGGAGGTCGTGGAGGCGGGAAAAGGCGGGAAGGTGGGCCTCGAGGTCCAACCCCAAGGCCTTAGCCCCTTCCAGAAGGAGCTGGACGCCCTTAGGGCTCAAGCCCATTCCCGCCCCCTATGTTTCACGGGAAACATCCCCCTCTAGTGGGCAAGCACCTTCAGGTGCACCAATAGGGCCGTGAGGTCCGAATCCCGGATCCCGGGAACCCGGGCCGCCTCCGCCACCGTGCGGGGCCTCACCCGGGAAAGCTTCTCCACCGCCTCCCGGGAAAGGCCGGGAACCCGGGGAAACTCCAGGCCCTCGGGTATGCGGAAGGCCTCCAGGTCCCTCAGCTTCTCCCGTAGCCGCTCCTGCCGCTCAATGTACCCCGCATACTTGGCCCTCACCTCCACCTGGTAGGCCTCCTCAGGGCTCAAGGGAACCGGCGGGGGGAAGCGCTCCGCCAAGGCGCAGTAGCTGTTTTCCGGGCGCCTCAGCCACACCAGGCCGCTCACCCCATCCAGGCGCAAGGCCTCGAGGCGCCGGAGCTCCTCGGCCACCCGGCGGTACTTCTCCTCCACCCGCCTTAGATCCTCCCTGGGCCTCAGGCCCCACTCCACCGCCAGGGGCACCAGGCGCTCGTCCGCATTATCCGCCCGGCAGATGAGGCGGAGCTCCACCCGCGAGGTCATCATGCGGTAGGGCTCATCCGTACCCCGGCCCACCAGGTCGTCCACCATCACCCCCACGTAGCCGCTCTCCCGCGGCAGGTGAACCTCAGGAAGACCCAAGGCGAAGCGGGCGGCGTTCAGGCCGGCCAGAAGGCCTTGGGCCGCCGCCTCCTCGTACCCCGAGGTTCCGTTCACCTGCCCGGCAGCGAACAACCCCGGCAGGAAACGGGACTGGAGCCCCCGGGTGAGCTCCGTGGGGTCCAGGCTGTCGTACTCCACCGCATAGGCATAGCGCTGGATCACCGCCCGCCCAAACCCCGGTAGGCTCCTCACCATGGCCTCCTGGAGCTCGGGCGGCAGGCTGGAGGAAAACCCCTGGAGGTACACCTCGCTGGTGGCGAGGCCGTCGGGCTCCACGAAGAGGAGGTGGCTCTCCTTATCGGCGAAACGCACCACCTTGTCCTCTATGGAGGGGCAGTAGCGCGGGCCAACGCCCACGATATCCCCCGCATAAAGAGGGGAGAGGTGCAGGTTTTCCAGGATCAGGCGGTGGGTGCTGGGGGTGGTCCGGGTCTGCCAGGTGGGGAGCCTGGCGGCATGGGGACCGGGGTTTCCGGTGAAGCTTCCCGGGGGGACCTCCGGAGGCACCACCTCCAACTCGGCAAACTCCACGGAATCCGCCCGGATCCTGGGCGGGGTGCCGGTCTTAAAGCGCCGCAGGGTGTGGCCCACCGCCCTCAGGCTCTGGGAGAGGAAGCGTGCGGGAGGCTCCCCTTGCCGCCCCGCCGGCCGGGACCGCCTCCCGTACCAAACCACCCCGCCCAAAAAGGTGCCCCCCGCCACCACCACCGCCTTGGCGGCAATCCCCCGGCCATCCACGGTGCGCACCCCAAGAAGCCTTCCCCCCTCCACCCAGAGGCCCGCCACCTCCCCCCGGATCACCTGGATGGGCCTCTCCGCCAGGATTTCCTGGGCCTTAAGGGCGTAGAGGTCCCGGTCCACCTGGACCCTCAAGCTTTGGACCGCCGGCCCCTTGGACCGGTTCAGCACCCGGGTGTGGATGGCGGTGGCGTCCGCCGCCCGGCCCATAAGCCCCCCCAGGGCGGTGAGCTCCGCCACCAGCTGGCTCTTTCCCGGTCCGCCCACCGCCGGGTTACAGGGCATCATGCCCATGCGCTCGGGGTTAATGGTGACCAGGGCCACCCGCACCCCCAGGGCCGCGGCCGCCCAGGCCGCCTCCAGCCCCGCATGTCCCCCTCCCACCACCACCACGTCGTAGCGCATCCCACCCTCCACTTTACCCAAGGCCTTGGCGTAGAATGTACCTCCGGAAACGCGGGGGGGTAGCCTTGACCCACGAGGCCATCTGGCAACACATCCTGGAGCACATCCGCCGCAACATCACCGAGGTGGAGTTCCACACGTGGTTTGAGCGCATCCGCCCCCTAGGGATCCAGGATGGGGTGCTCCAGCTGGCGGTGCCCACCTCCTTCGCCCTGGATTGGATCAAGCGGCATTACGCGGAGCTAATCCAGGAAGCCCTGGGCCTCCTGGGAGCCCAGCCTCCCCGGTTTGAGCTCAAGGTGGTCCCCAGCGTGGCGGTCCAGGAGGACATCTTCCAAACCGCCCCTACCCCTGAAACCCCCAAACCCAACCTCAACCCCAAGTACACCTTTGAGAACTTTGTGGTGGGTCCCAACAACTCCATGGCCCACGCGGCGGCGGTGGCGGTGGCCGAATCCCCGGGAAGGGCCTATAACCCCCTTTTTATCTACGGGGGCGTGGGGCTGGGTAAGACCCACCTCATGCATGCCGTGGGCCACTCCGTGGCCAAAAGGTTCCCCCACCTGAAGATTGAGTACGTGTCCACGGAAACCTTCACCAACGAGCTCATCAACGCCATCCGTGAGGACCGCATGACGGAGTTTCGCGAGCGCTACCGCTCCGTGGACCTCCTCCTGGTGGACGACATCCAGTTCATCGCCGGTAAGGAGCGCACCCAGGAGGAGTTCTTCCACACCTTCAACGCCTTGTATGAGGCCCACAAGCAGATCATCCTCTCCTCCGACCGGCCGCCCAAGGACATCCTGACCCTCGAGGCCCGCTTGCGAAGCCGGTTCGAATGGGGCCTCATCACCGACATCCAGCCCCCCGACCTGGAAACCCGCATCGCCATCCTGAAGATGAACGCCGAACAACGGGGTTTGCGGATCAGCGAGGAGGTGCTGGAGTACATCGCCCGCCAAGTCACCTCCAACATCCGCGAGCTGGAGGGGGCCCTGATGCGCGCCATCGCCTACGCTTCCCTAAACGGGGTGGAGCTCACCCGGGCTGTGGCCACCAAGGCCCTTTCCGATATCTTCGCCTCCAGGGAGGCGGAGGTGGACCCGCAGGAGATCGTGCGCAAGGTGGCCGAATACTTCTCCCTCCGGCCTGAGGAGCTGCTGGGCGGGGGAAGGCGCAAGGAGGTGGTCCTACCCCGCCAGATCGCCATGTTCTTGGTCCGGGAACTTACCCGCTCCTCCCTACCGGAGATCGGCCAGCTTTTCGGGGGGCGGGACCACACCACGGTTCTTTATGCCATCCAAAAGGTCCAGGAACTTTCGGAAAGCGACCGGGAGGTGCAGAGGCTCCTTCGCAGCCTGAAAGAGGCCCTGTCATGACCCCTGTGGATAACCTGTGGATAACCCTGTGGATAACCCCCCTTTTCCTGTGGATAACCGTGTGGATAACCTGTGGACAACTGACC
This window encodes:
- the rsmG gene encoding 16S rRNA (guanine(527)-N(7))-methyltransferase RsmG, which produces MGLSPKGVQLLLEGAKALGLDLEAHLPAFSRLHDLLVEANRRTNLTALRTEEEVVVKHFLDSLTLLALPLWEGPLRVLDLGTGAGFPGLPLKIVRPELEVTLLDATKKKVAFVAQAVEALGLKGAHPLWGRAEELAHLPQHREAYGRVVARAVAPLCVLAELGLPFVALGGYMVAQKGPRVVEELEPLPRALALLGGGSVTVHTLVLPVAQEERNLVVMAKEAPTPSRYPRRPGVPGKNPLC
- the mnmG gene encoding tRNA uridine-5-carboxymethylaminomethyl(34) synthesis enzyme MnmG gives rise to the protein MGKVEGGMRYDVVVVGGGHAGLEAAWAAAALGVRVALVTINPERMGMMPCNPAVGGPGKSQLVAELTALGGLMGRAADATAIHTRVLNRSKGPAVQSLRVQVDRDLYALKAQEILAERPIQVIRGEVAGLWVEGGRLLGVRTVDGRGIAAKAVVVAGGTFLGGVVWYGRRSRPAGRQGEPPARFLSQSLRAVGHTLRRFKTGTPPRIRADSVEFAELEVVPPEVPPGSFTGNPGPHAARLPTWQTRTTPSTHRLILENLHLSPLYAGDIVGVGPRYCPSIEDKVVRFADKESHLLFVEPDGLATSEVYLQGFSSSLPPELQEAMVRSLPGFGRAVIQRYAYAVEYDSLDPTELTRGLQSRFLPGLFAAGQVNGTSGYEEAAAQGLLAGLNAARFALGLPEVHLPRESGYVGVMVDDLVGRGTDEPYRMMTSRVELRLICRADNADERLVPLAVEWGLRPREDLRRVEEKYRRVAEELRRLEALRLDGVSGLVWLRRPENSYCALAERFPPPVPLSPEEAYQVEVRAKYAGYIERQERLREKLRDLEAFRIPEGLEFPRVPGLSREAVEKLSRVRPRTVAEAARVPGIRDSDLTALLVHLKVLAH
- the dnaA gene encoding chromosomal replication initiator protein DnaA → MTHEAIWQHILEHIRRNITEVEFHTWFERIRPLGIQDGVLQLAVPTSFALDWIKRHYAELIQEALGLLGAQPPRFELKVVPSVAVQEDIFQTAPTPETPKPNLNPKYTFENFVVGPNNSMAHAAAVAVAESPGRAYNPLFIYGGVGLGKTHLMHAVGHSVAKRFPHLKIEYVSTETFTNELINAIREDRMTEFRERYRSVDLLLVDDIQFIAGKERTQEEFFHTFNALYEAHKQIILSSDRPPKDILTLEARLRSRFEWGLITDIQPPDLETRIAILKMNAEQRGLRISEEVLEYIARQVTSNIRELEGALMRAIAYASLNGVELTRAVATKALSDIFASREAEVDPQEIVRKVAEYFSLRPEELLGGGRRKEVVLPRQIAMFLVRELTRSSLPEIGQLFGGRDHTTVLYAIQKVQELSESDREVQRLLRSLKEALS